A single Pseudomonas putida DNA region contains:
- a CDS encoding general stress protein: protein MANKENSRTGSQGSQGGSKNPGNFANDRQKASDAGRKGGQSSGGNMHQDRESGRKGGRS from the coding sequence ATGGCCAACAAAGAGAACAGCCGTACCGGCAGCCAAGGCAGCCAGGGTGGCAGCAAGAACCCAGGCAACTTCGCCAATGACCGGCAAAAGGCGTCCGATGCCGGCCGCAAGGGCGGCCAGTCCTCAGGCGGCAACATGCACCAGGACCGCGAGTCGGGCCGCAAGGGCGGCCGCTCATAA